A stretch of the Helicoverpa armigera isolate CAAS_96S chromosome 5, ASM3070526v1, whole genome shotgun sequence genome encodes the following:
- the LOC110383099 gene encoding uncharacterized protein LOC110383099 — protein MCYVCCKELKGWCNSFTRAEGLLSLLEAIFLVVFFSFFIFLILHFVACPTYPEGITEEHPKITEATTSTIVVVTTASYPPITGAFTGAESSSSTGSTGSTSTLPPDVECTWEASRQTSAGTHYYLTTEPRSSRRQTDTPSTRYVEDEDITAETLDIFNSTLKPPHDYDDDQFVEPVDGEPADDTYKSQVVALVKLKPLGDVTFGCILTKVTKFWTLTAASCIESIEEVDSLDSFVMIEQFGEAAASRPRGVADVRVHPQFRAAGRSREHDLAALRAHRALRAGAAPRLPALPDYFLVAIGERFHILGYGGFRSSAGDRAARRLRQAAVFALAGGACGAAGARHLAGAGAARHGACGAAALCAGLRWARGAGCGYCAGTPLLRAGKLFGVMSDAGGCGVTCEPQLYVNMATLRDWIDAVTID, from the exons ATGTGTTATGTGTGCTGTAAGGAGCTGAAGGGCTGGTGCAACTCATTCACGCGGGCTGAGGGACTCCTCTCTCTCCTAGAGGCTATTTTCCTTGTGGTATTTTTtagctttttcatatttttgatacTTCACTTTGTTGCCTGTCCCACATATCCGGAAGGTATTACTGAAGAACATCCGAAAATAACTGAGGCAACGACGAGCACCATCGTCGTAGTCACCACCGCTTCGTACCCACCCATCACCGGCGCGTTCACTGGCGCAGAGTCCAGCAGCAGCACCGGCAGCACCGGCAGCACCAGCACTCTGCCGCCAGACGTGGAGTGCACGTGGGAGGCGTCACGACAGACTTCTGCTGGCACGCATTACTATCTCACGACCGAGCCTCGTAGCTCGCGTCGCCAAACTGATACACCGTCCACAAGGTACGTGGAGGATGAGGACATCACGGCAGAGACATTAGACATATTCAACAGTACTCTGAAACCTCCTCACGACTATGACGATGACCAATTTGTAGAACCTGTAGATGGCGAGCCGGCCGACGACACCTACAAAAGTCAAGTCGTGGCTCTGGTCAAGTTAAAGCCTCTTGGGGACGTGACCTTCGGCTGTATTTTGACTAAAGTAACAAAATTTTGGACATTGACGGCGGCCAGCTGCATAGAGTCGATCGAGGAAGTGGACTCGCTGGACTCGTTCGTCATGATCGAGCAGTTCGGCGAGGCGGCGGCTTCGCGACCGCGCGGCGTGGCGGACGTGCGCGTGCACCCGCAGTTCCGCGCGGCCGGGCGGTCGCGCGAGCACGACCTGGCGGCGCTGCGGGCGCACCGCGCGCTGCGTGctggcgccgcgccgcgcctgcCCGCGCTGCCCGACTACTTCCTCGTCGCTATCGGCGAGCGCTTCCACATTCTCGGCTACGGAGGGTTTAG GAGCAGCGCGGGCGAcagggcggcgcggcggctgcGGCAGGCGGCGGTGTTCGCGCTGGCGggcggcgcgtgcggcgcggcgggcgcgcggcacctggcgggcgcgggcgcggcgcggcacggcgcgtgcggcgcggcggcgctgtGCGCGGGGCTGCGCTgggcgcgcggcgcgggctGCGGCTACTGCGCGGGCACGCCGCTGCTGCGCGCCGGCAAGCTGTTCGGCGTCATGAGCGACGCCGGCGGCTGCGGCGTCACCTGCGAGCCGCAGCTCTACGTCAACATGGCCACGCTGCGCGACTGGATCGACGCAGTTACTatcgattaa
- the LOC110383102 gene encoding U11/U12 small nuclear ribonucleoprotein 35 kDa protein, translating to MARDEIHFKKYATDYDPIIIGSIDGTDTEPHDRAILRALHSEYIPNKLVKGDPVNTLFIGRLNPRTTEETLKSEFDKFGRIINCRVVRDIVTGKSKQYAFIEFENLGSVDRALKEMQKEYIDGAEVIVEREAERCLRGWRPRRLGGGFGGRKESGQLRFGCQDRPFRKPIMVWQKREKGPSRL from the exons ATGGCAAGAGATGAAATCCATTTTAAGAAATATGCAACTGACTACGATCCCATCATAATCGGATCTATTGATG GCACAGACACAGAGCCCCACGATCGGGCGATACTGCGTGCACTGCATTCCGAATATATCCCCAACAAGCTGGTGAAGGGAGACCCTGTCAATACCCTATTTATAGGAAGGCTGAACCCTAGAACTACTGAA GAAACACTTAAATCTGAATTTGATAAATTTGGAAGGATAATTAATTGCCGTGTTGTGAGAGACATAGTCACGGGGAAGTCAAAGCAATATGCGTTCATAGAGTTTGAAAACTTGGGAAGTGTGGACCGGGCCCTCAAGGAGATGCAGAAGGAGTACATCGACGGTGCAGAGGTGATTGTGGAGCGTGAAGCAGAGCGCTGCCTGAGGGGCTGGCGGCCCCGGCGGCTTGGCGGGGGTTTCGGTGGCCGAAAGGAATCCGGACAACTTCGATTTGGTTGTCAAGATCGACCATTCCGAAAACCCATAATGGTTTGGCAAAAACGCGAGAAGGGGCCATCCAGATTATGA